In a genomic window of Verrucomicrobiota bacterium:
- a CDS encoding response regulator translates to MATNPPPEVGASTRSVMVVDDEPEIAGYLAQALSDHHWRVTIAVDGLDALEKIRQTGAPDLLVLDLGLPRMGGMELAHRIRSQHPRTRIIVSTGYSIRLEPHEIQELNIRRVLSKPYGLEVLVEAADEALA, encoded by the coding sequence ATGGCAACCAATCCCCCACCCGAGGTTGGTGCGTCTACCCGCTCGGTGATGGTGGTCGATGATGAACCGGAAATCGCCGGTTACCTCGCCCAGGCGCTCAGCGACCACCATTGGCGGGTAACCATCGCCGTCGACGGACTCGATGCGCTGGAAAAGATCCGGCAAACGGGTGCACCCGATCTTCTCGTCCTGGATCTCGGACTGCCTCGCATGGGTGGGATGGAACTGGCCCACAGGATCCGCTCCCAACATCCCCGGACCCGTATCATCGTCTCTACCGGTTACAGCATCCGGCTGGAACCCCACGAGATCCAGGAACTCAACATCCGGCGGGTGCTCTCTAAACCCTACGGATTGGAAGTCCTGGTCGAGGCGGCCGACGAAGCGTTGGCGTGA
- a CDS encoding RluA family pseudouridine synthase → MNPGALPVPWRPVVVSPEYAKRRLDVFVAQALPHLSRSRVQALIEQGNILLNQKPVRAREMVRTGDVVSVREPPPQPAAVTPEDISLNVLFEDEYLLVLDKPAGMAVHPGAGLHSGTLVNALLARPGSLSSIGGEARPGIVHRLDKDTTGCLVVAKTDQVHLRLSRQFAGREVIKWYLAICRGVLKQSPVDIKAPIGRHPVQRHKMAVTPRGRPARTTFTLAQRLAAGSLLHCRLWTGRTHQIRVHLQELHNPLCGDPVYGGADPRFPRPLLHAWQLGFFHPADRRWMNFIAQVPDDFVRLGVDTDELIRKWPRIPDPAIRGESAPSPGTLFSRPPGPDPSDRDE, encoded by the coding sequence ATGAACCCCGGCGCATTGCCTGTGCCCTGGAGACCGGTTGTCGTGTCTCCGGAATACGCGAAGCGGCGGCTCGACGTGTTTGTGGCGCAGGCGCTGCCGCACCTGTCTCGTTCCCGGGTCCAGGCCCTGATCGAGCAAGGCAACATCCTGCTTAACCAGAAACCGGTGCGGGCCCGTGAAATGGTCCGCACGGGCGACGTGGTCTCGGTCCGGGAACCGCCGCCGCAACCGGCGGCGGTGACGCCGGAAGACATCTCGCTGAACGTCCTCTTCGAGGACGAGTACCTCCTGGTCCTGGATAAACCTGCGGGCATGGCCGTGCATCCGGGTGCCGGGCTGCATTCCGGCACGCTGGTCAATGCGCTGCTGGCGAGACCGGGCTCGTTGAGTTCGATCGGCGGCGAAGCGCGACCAGGCATCGTCCACCGTCTGGACAAGGATACCACCGGGTGCCTGGTTGTCGCGAAAACCGATCAGGTTCACCTCCGGTTAAGCCGCCAGTTCGCCGGGCGCGAAGTGATCAAGTGGTACCTGGCGATCTGCCGCGGCGTCCTCAAACAATCACCGGTGGACATCAAGGCGCCAATCGGCCGTCACCCGGTCCAACGCCACAAGATGGCGGTGACGCCGCGCGGCCGGCCGGCACGGACGACCTTCACGCTGGCGCAACGGCTCGCGGCCGGCAGCCTGCTGCATTGCCGCTTGTGGACGGGGCGGACGCACCAGATTCGGGTTCATCTCCAGGAACTGCACAACCCATTGTGCGGGGACCCGGTCTACGGCGGCGCGGACCCGCGGTTTCCCCGTCCCCTGCTGCACGCGTGGCAGCTCGGATTTTTTCATCCGGCCGACCGGCGCTGGATGAATTTCATCGCCCAAGTGCCGGATGATTTTGTTAGGCTGGGAGTCGATACCGATGAGCTTATTCGAAAGTGGCCTCGAATACCTGATCCGGCAATTAGAGGCGAATCAGCGCCTTCACCAGGAACGCTATTCTCGCGCCCTCCTGGACCGGATCCAAGCGATCGCGACGAGTGA
- a CDS encoding LacI family DNA-binding transcriptional regulator: MGSTNNHLNGKRRVTTRDIARAAGVSQPTVSRALAGDDAISDATRNRVLAVAKRLNYPTSRLQRAPSLLARRKRVIGVVVAALHNSFYTYFVGHLHDELAAAGYSMVLMIDQFEHSADLSKLQGLLDGTLAGVLFTTATIHSAAVQLLYDRGIPLVLAVRSVSGLPVDTIESDNVMAGRDAIRHLTSLGHRRIGFVLGPRDTSTSLQRFEGAAQELAGHGQTVSPELLIWSDYSHEAGYSGLLRLAKAQPPPTALICGNDVVALGALDAARKQGIAVPEAMSIVGFDDIPMAGWAMVQLTTVRQGIEAMATLAARRMLERVQAADDLPPRHDVLPTSLVLRGTTAPPQR, encoded by the coding sequence ATGGGATCCACCAACAATCACCTCAATGGCAAACGGCGCGTGACCACCCGTGATATTGCCCGCGCCGCGGGAGTCTCGCAACCGACCGTCTCCCGGGCCTTGGCCGGCGATGACGCGATCAGCGATGCGACCAGGAACCGAGTGCTGGCCGTGGCTAAACGGCTCAACTACCCAACCTCACGCCTCCAGCGTGCGCCGTCTCTCCTGGCCCGGCGAAAACGGGTGATCGGGGTGGTCGTGGCCGCGCTGCACAACTCGTTCTACACGTATTTCGTCGGCCACCTCCACGATGAACTCGCGGCGGCGGGCTATTCAATGGTGTTGATGATCGACCAGTTCGAGCACTCGGCGGACCTCAGCAAACTGCAGGGCTTACTTGACGGAACGCTGGCCGGGGTGCTGTTCACGACCGCGACGATCCACTCGGCTGCGGTCCAGCTCTTGTATGACCGCGGCATACCATTGGTGCTGGCGGTGCGTTCCGTTTCGGGCTTGCCGGTCGACACGATCGAGAGCGACAACGTCATGGCCGGACGCGACGCGATCCGGCACCTCACCAGTCTGGGACACCGGCGAATCGGATTTGTGCTCGGACCGCGCGACACGTCGACGAGCCTGCAGCGGTTCGAAGGAGCGGCTCAAGAACTGGCCGGCCACGGCCAAACCGTCTCGCCGGAGCTGTTGATCTGGAGCGACTATTCACATGAAGCGGGTTATTCGGGCCTCCTTCGCCTCGCAAAAGCGCAACCGCCCCCGACGGCCTTGATTTGCGGCAACGACGTGGTCGCGCTGGGAGCACTGGACGCCGCCAGGAAGCAGGGGATCGCCGTGCCGGAGGCCATGTCGATCGTCGGCTTTGACGACATCCCGATGGCGGGCTGGGCGATGGTGCAGCTCACCACGGTCCGCCAGGGCATTGAAGCCATGGCCACGCTGGCCGCCCGCCGCATGCTGGAACGGGTTCAGGCGGCCGATGACCTGCCGCCGCGACATGACGTCTTGCCCACCAGCCTTGTCTTGCGGGGAACGACGGCACCGCCGCAACGATGA
- the trpC gene encoding indole-3-glycerol phosphate synthase TrpC has product MSRLDEIVAHKKTEIEPWLAHTEAWRDRVLSHRPNYRGFEQRLLARGFGVVAEIKRASPSAGLIADNFDPVTVARQYDAANADCISVLTDERFFQGHLDYLALVRKHAGRPLLRKDFTLHEVQVYQAALAGADAVLLIVAALDDQTLAHLMNVSREIGIDCLVEVHQPYELERALKAGATLLGINNRDLTTFKIDLQTTEDLASLIPEQCTVISESGIRTKEDVERVAAAGVDGVLIGEALMRSSEPGRLLEELRSAATAAK; this is encoded by the coding sequence ATGAGCCGCCTCGACGAAATCGTTGCCCACAAGAAAACAGAAATCGAACCATGGCTCGCCCATACCGAGGCTTGGCGTGACCGGGTTTTAAGCCATCGCCCAAACTACCGCGGCTTCGAGCAGCGATTGCTGGCGCGCGGTTTCGGGGTCGTGGCTGAGATCAAACGCGCGTCCCCCTCCGCCGGCCTGATTGCGGATAATTTCGACCCGGTAACCGTCGCCAGGCAATACGACGCCGCCAATGCCGATTGCATCTCCGTTTTGACCGACGAACGCTTTTTCCAGGGCCACCTGGATTACCTGGCCTTGGTGCGGAAGCACGCCGGGCGGCCGTTGCTCCGGAAAGACTTTACCTTGCACGAAGTCCAGGTTTACCAGGCCGCGTTGGCCGGGGCGGACGCGGTTCTGCTGATTGTGGCCGCGCTGGATGACCAAACCCTCGCCCATTTGATGAACGTCTCCCGTGAGATCGGCATTGATTGCCTGGTGGAAGTGCATCAGCCGTACGAACTGGAGCGCGCGTTGAAGGCCGGGGCGACGCTTTTAGGGATTAACAACCGCGATCTGACGACCTTTAAAATCGATCTGCAAACCACTGAAGACCTGGCGTCCCTGATCCCGGAACAATGCACCGTCATCAGCGAGAGCGGAATCAGGACCAAAGAAGACGTCGAGCGCGTGGCCGCGGCCGGCGTTGACGGCGTACTCATCGGCGAGGCCCTGATGCGGTCGTCTGAGCCGGGCCGCTTGCTCGAGGAGTTGCGGTCGGCGGCAACGGCCGCGAAATGA
- a CDS encoding cyclase family protein yields MKVDKAAIYEAAKQLSNWGRWGPEDQIGTLNNVTADDIVTAARLIRKGKVFALGLSLKEPIQSGLFGGRWNPIHTMLATGTDAAAGNQDEPAPYLRYADDAINMPCQASTQWDALCHIFLDDRMYNGHDARLVDARGAKKLGIEHVRSKMVGRGVLLDVARFKGLDSLEDGYAVTNADLDACATHQAVEVRKGDFVIVRTGHQERCLAQRDWAGYGGGPAPGLAFETCYWIREKDIAAICADTWGCEVRPNETNEAKQPWHWVVIPSIGISMGEIFYVKELAEDCAADGVYEFFFVAPPLHLPGGAGSPVNPQAIK; encoded by the coding sequence ATGAAGGTTGATAAGGCTGCAATCTACGAGGCTGCCAAGCAGCTTTCTAACTGGGGACGCTGGGGACCCGAAGACCAGATAGGAACCCTGAACAACGTCACGGCTGACGACATCGTCACCGCAGCCCGCCTGATCCGGAAAGGTAAAGTATTCGCGCTTGGCCTCTCGCTGAAGGAGCCGATTCAGTCCGGCCTTTTCGGTGGCCGTTGGAATCCCATTCACACGATGCTGGCGACGGGCACTGACGCAGCAGCCGGCAACCAGGACGAGCCCGCGCCGTATTTGCGCTACGCGGATGACGCGATCAATATGCCCTGCCAGGCATCCACGCAGTGGGACGCACTCTGTCACATTTTCCTCGATGACAGGATGTACAATGGCCACGATGCGCGGCTGGTCGATGCCCGCGGCGCAAAGAAGCTTGGGATCGAGCACGTGCGGAGTAAGATGGTCGGGCGCGGGGTGTTGCTTGATGTGGCGCGGTTCAAAGGCCTCGATTCGCTTGAGGACGGTTACGCCGTCACCAACGCCGATCTGGATGCCTGTGCTACGCATCAGGCCGTCGAGGTCCGAAAAGGCGACTTCGTGATCGTTCGTACCGGCCATCAGGAGCGCTGCCTCGCGCAGCGTGACTGGGCTGGGTATGGCGGAGGCCCTGCCCCGGGTCTCGCCTTTGAGACCTGTTACTGGATCCGCGAGAAGGACATCGCGGCAATCTGCGCCGACACGTGGGGCTGCGAAGTTCGTCCCAACGAAACCAACGAAGCGAAACAGCCTTGGCATTGGGTCGTCATCCCCTCAATCGGGATCTCGATGGGTGAAATCTTTTACGTGAAAGAGTTGGCGGAGGATTGCGCCGCAGACGGCGTCTACGAATTCTTCTTCGTCGCTCCGCCGCTCCATCTACCGGGCGGTGCGGGCTCTCCGGTCAACCCTCAGGCAATTAAGTAA